A genomic stretch from Plasmodium brasilianum strain Bolivian I chromosome 9, whole genome shotgun sequence includes:
- a CDS encoding AP-1 complex subunit sigma, protein MIHFVLLISRQGKTRLAKWYIPLSQKEKAKIIRETSQITLNRTPKLCNFVEWREYKLVFKRYASLFFIACIDKNDNELITLEIIHHYVEILDKYFGNVCELDLIFNFHKAYYLLDEILVTGELQESSKKTILRVVSAQDSLMEDNKSSKKLGTII, encoded by the exons ATGATACATTTTGTGTTACTAATAAGCCGTCAAGGCAAAACAAGACTTGCAAAGTGGTATATACCCTTATCTCAAAAAGagaaagcaaaaataatacGAGAAACATCTCAAATAACATTGAACAGAACTCCGAAGCTTTGCAATTTCGTAGAATGGAGAGAATATAAGCTGGTGTTCAAAAG GTACGCCAGCCTGTTCTTCATAGCGTGTATTGACAAAAATGACAACGAGTTAATCACCTTGGAAATAATACATCATTATGTTGAAATACTGGACAAATATTTTGGTAACGTGTGTGAGTTggatttaatttttaattttcataaagCATATTATTTGTTAGATGAAATTCTAGTAACTGGAGAGTTACAAGAGAGTAGCAAGAAAACCATTCTTCGAGTTGTTTCTGCACAGGATTCCTTAATGGAAGATAATAAAAGCAGTAAGAAGTTGGGGACAATAATATAG
- a CDS encoding haloacid dehalogenase-like hydrolase produces MKGEEKCYYLSERGKSKSFKNIKLITFDLDHTIWNIDALLNYADNECYKYMKRNYKRLYDFLLKEYELSITKLVKQLLEKNLDLNKDVVQILTRIRIDAFKYLAKQTNYDEIKFSSEIQALWKKKKNDVHLFISPGTIEYLRELKSRGYILGAITNGDSDVNGIKFLNEIFSFVVRSMDYNYAKPSVEIFNIAENLLKEKNYNFNTDEWLHVGDDIYTDIMGAKNKNINCAWITMFRDGREISQSEWYSYLKLKLENINDSTLTQYNPYSDVLFSKFRKKDIVLPYDYIDIEIRHCRDLDIILV; encoded by the coding sequence ATGAAAGGTGAAGAGAAGTGCTACTACCTGTCCGAAAGGGGAAAAAGCAAAAGTTTTAAGAACATAAAATTGATTACATTCGACCTTGATCATACGATATGGAACATTGATGCACTACTAAACTACGCAGACAACGAATGCTATAAATACATGAAGAGAAATTATAAGAGACTATATGATTTTCTATTGAAAGAGTATGAACTGTCCATTACAAAATTGGTAAAACagttattagaaaaaaatttagatcTAAATAAAGATGTAGTACAAATATTAACAAGAATAAGAATTGATGCTTTCAAATATTTAGCAAAACAAACAAACtatgatgaaataaaattttcgtCCGAAATACAAGcattatggaaaaaaaaaaagaatgatgtccatttatttataagtcCTGGTACTATTGAATATTTAAGAGAATTAAAAAGTAGAGGTTATATTCTAGGAGCTATAACAAATGGGGATTCAGATGTCAATGGTATTAAATtcttaaatgaaatattttcttttgtagTTAGATCAATGGATTATAATTATGCAAAACCAAGTGtcgaaatttttaatattgcggaaaatttattaaaagaaaaaaattataattttaatacagATGAATGGTTACATGTTGGagatgatatatatacagatatCATGggtgcaaaaaataaaaacattaactGTGCATGGATTACTATGTTTCGTGATGGTAGAGAAATATCACAGAGTGAATGGTActcttatttaaaattaaaacttgaaaatattaatgattcTACATTAACTCAGTATAACCCTTATTCTgatgttttattttccaagttcagaaaaaaagaCATCGTTCTTCCATACGACTACATCGACATAGAGATACGCCATTGCCGTGATCTCGATATTATTTTGGTTTAG
- a CDS encoding hypothetical protein (conserved Plasmodium protein), whose product MTSAKSKFEFARNRSTNSIKENLLCSSYILKNSDGILKTSSPLGYSQIKQYDEKEEINDYVHKEKFANNIFDFINSNEELHNNTKLNNNSLICNELQKEFSNGIFYDKIVSTNKIYNTAVGSLQSNFQMSKLSNAVKSIKFEENTNVKIPSYLKTSPHYVLYPELLYLQEREADNAQRGYQKEEHSASEGLKRDKEEGEGKVEQKGVENVELYGAEKAERTDVPLSTIKSKLLVEIKDTKCLHSYLKNVSHNNSTIRNKMYEYFEPERKNMIEVLNPNTINHSQLYEKLYDPSNIILRCYKNRYVSNNSDHENNELHTLNILKKQKMPIIEKNEKGENIIIQNNLKKKKINLLEKDIDGLTCETTKETNVKKKEENFHISLIDTSNRVVTLKTFDIKNNKDLNKGKSIFQTKKKFFKDVQVQTNDDECMKREASHTIDSDLEDVIHILNKKKSDTVSEPSLGKVHKCKNEEKGGGHNQITAALLRQEQKDNEEKLKFKISYNLEKRSDGCDYTTEGSSSWRGSDSRVSSDSRVSSDSRVSSDSRVSSDRRVSSDRRVSSDRRVSSDRRVSSDIHMSKDSRVSGGGNRPGEAYPELGERNEEKEQKREEKEKNSVNKRVPGGKKFDFAQNIINYNKSIQVKESQNLLNKMNNHHSPFFFKFPLKYYKYNFSNRSKIEKQMSGCAPIGGMPNGGVSIVKVPIQQYSVKGGQNNKFIPFKKDIHVLNNDNAGDSIKCNTPFIIYGDKKINNPLRTAGILSTATGEKVCPQYKVIGKGTDDIDLKICRRHRDRQINRDNYIRRHIHGQMSEGYEEQNFLRSETDPSEESYADKEYEKSKIINKFLLKKLYIEKKKELYEKLKFKNTFTSLLRNRSILKDSGLYHANNLRSMYYGNYTSSEEELDTARIRRYLYSDSWGGNICASSNHHGDYNDFLLNNGNGKKDKANNSSNIYAYHPNRVKMFSSDLQAWDEKSNICLFKKRNYSEQGGKEKMYTNQKNNNSDSKKDLNVHNSKDIFLKKKYLSLDKEKKKVYYYNSVLNPNNVENDIASFSQEPMKEAVHRSCINGNKKEKQRHRSLSYKNRAAKLDILKKSIESFKKYTKGDGTKNKRKKEQGDGVTNNIDSGEEDGGKNGHTDKSRYDESDYSSDNEQNDISEKMGCNKNIYKQHSYDEEKDQRGKNDIFKITYNIEKTLLKENSSVKKKNYTNEWDKLKSTNSYIYDNNASNNNDCSVSDVINKREILNLGNSLNDPLVIEADADADAIDNKSEVHVLSTMAKIHHRALEETDKKITKNYVTVGNQILNNDKYTKMNETDHYINHPLRIKVSIKKRNDEEKANINNNKDDTGEDNKTNCFDINSILNNQQESPQKNERRSFTGMSSYGSKYVNSSYEEQGSMSDTEIVNRKNTQVLMIESAEKSNCNDDRSDYTDNSESNDNSESNDNSESNDNSENNDNNEELVLLTFISSV is encoded by the coding sequence atgacaAGTGCAAAAAGTAAATTTGAATTCGCAAGAAATAGATCTACTAATAGTATTAAAGAAAACTTATTATGTTCTTCTTACATATTAAAGAATTCAGATGGTATCTTAAAAACTAGTAGCCCTTTGGGATATAGTCAAATAAAGCAGTATGATGAAAAGGAGGAAATAAAtgattatgtacataaagaaaaatttgcAAACAACATATTTGATTTCATAAATAGTAATGAGgaattacataataatacaaaGTTAAACAACAATTCGTTAATCTGTAATGAGTTACAAAAGGAATTTTCAAATggaatattttatgataaaatcGTTAGTACAAATAAGATTTATAACACTGCTGTTGGTAGTCTTCAAAGCAATTTTCAAATGAGTAAATTGTCCAATGCTGTCAAATCAATTAAGTTTGAAGAAAATACAAATGTTAAAATACCATCCTATTTGAAGACTTCTCCTCATTATGTGTTATATCCCGAGCTGCTTTATTTGCAAGAAAGAGAAGCGGATAATGCGCAAAGGGGATATCAAAAAGAGGAACACAGCGCATCCGAAGGATTGAAGAGGGATAAAGAGGAAGGAGAAGGAAAGGTAGAGCAAAAAGGGGTAGAAAATGTAGAGCTGTATGGAGCCGAAAAGGCAGAGCGAACGGATGTACCCTTGAGCACTATCAAGAGTAAGCTGCTCGTCGAGATTAAGGATACAAAGTGCCTGCACAGTTACCTAAAAAACGTTTCACATAACAATTCAACAATCAGAAATAAAATGTACGAGTACTTTGAACCAGAAAGGAAAAACATGATTGAAGTGTTAAACCCAAATACCATAAATCATAGTCAGCTGtacgaaaaattatatgatcCAAGTAACATAATCTTAAGATGCTACAAGAATAGATATGTTTCTAATAACTCAGATCACGAGAACAACGAATTACATacacttaatattttaaaaaaacagaaaatgccaattattgaaaaaaatgagaaaggagaaaatattatcatacaaaataatctaaaaaaaaaaaaaataaatctacTTGAAAAAGATATAGATGGTTTGACTTGTGAAACAACGAAGGAAACAAATGtcaagaaaaaagaagaaaattttcatatctCTCTTATAGACACCTCCAATAGAGTAGTTACCTTAAAAACATTtgatattaaaaacaataaagaTCTTAACAAGGGTAAAAGCATTtttcaaacaaaaaaaaaattttttaaagatgtACAAGTACAAACGAACGATGATGAATGTATGAAGAGAGAAGCATCGCATACCATTGATTCGGACCTTGAGGAtgttattcatatattaaataaaaagaaatccGACACAGTTAGCGAACCTTCCTTGGGCAAGGTTCATAAGTGCAAAAATGAGGAGAAAGGAGGGGGGCACAATCAAATTACTGCAGCTTTGCTAAGGCAGGAACAAAAAGacaatgaagaaaaattaaaatttaaaatttcgtATAACCTGGAAAAGCGTTCAGACGGATGTGACTATACCACCGAGGGTAGCAGCAGCTGGCGGGGTAGCGACAGCCGGGTGAGTAGCGACAGCCGGGTGAGTAGCGACAGCCGGGTGAGTAGCGACAGCCGGGTGAGTAGCGACAGACGGGTGAGTAGCGACAGACGGGTGAGTAGCGACAGGCGGGTAAGTAGCGACAGACGGGTAAGTAGCGACATCCATATGAGTAAGGACAGCCGGGTGAGTGGAGGTGGAAACCGTCCAGGTGAAGCATATCCCGAACTTGGTGAACGGAACGAAGAAAAGGAGCAGAAACGTGAGGAGAAAGAGAAGAATAGTGTTAATAAAAGAGTTCCAGGAGGGAAAAAATTTGATTTTGCTCAGAATATTATAAACTATAATAAGAGTATTCAAGTGAAAGAATCTCAGAATCTGttaaacaaaatgaataacCATCattccccctttttttttaaatttcctttaaaatattataaatacaatttttcTAATCGATCGAAAATAGAGAAGCAGATGAGTGGCTGTGCACCAATTGGGGGAATGCCAAACGGGGGAGTGTCCATTGTGAAGGTACCCATTCAACAGTACTCAGTTAAAGGTggacaaaataataaatttatccCCTTCAAAAAGGACATACATGTATTAAACAATGATAATGCAGGAGATTCAATTAAATGTAATACcccttttataatatatggagataagaaaataaacaatCCTCTACGTACTGCTGGTATTCTTTCAACTGCTACTGGTGAGAAAGTTTGCCCCCAGTACAAAGTAATAGGAAAAGGTACGGATGATATcgatttaaaaatatgcagaAGACACAGAGATAGGCAAATAAATAGGGATAATTACATACGTAGACATATACATGGACAAATGAGCGAAGGGTATGAAGAGCAGAACTTTTTAAGAAGCGAAACAGATCCAAGCGAAGAGAGTTACGCTGATAAGGAATATGAGAAAtcgaaaattataaataaatttttattaaaaaaattatatatagagaaaaaaaaagagttatatgaaaaattgaaatttaaaaatacatttacaaGCTTATTACGGAATAGAAGCATACTAAAGGATAGCGGTCTATATCATGCCAATAATTTGCGAAGTATGTATTATGGCAATTATACGAGTAGCGAAGAGGAACTTGACACCGCACGTATAAGGAGATACTTGTACAGTGATAGTTGGGGTGGAAATATATGCGCTAGTTCCAATCATCATGGCGATTATAACGattttttattgaataatGGGAATGGAAAGAAGGATAAGGcaaataatagtagtaatatttatgcatatcaCCCCAACCGTGTCAAAATGTTCTCTTCTGATTTACAGGCATGGGACGAAAAAAgcaatatttgtttatttaaaaaaagaaattatagtGAACAAGgaggaaaggaaaaaatgtatacgaatcaaaaaaataataactcaGATAGTAAGAAGGATCTAAATGTTCATAACAGTaaggatatttttttaaaaaaaaaatatttatcattagacaaggaaaaaaagaaagtgtattattataacagCGTTCTTAACCCAAATAATGTTGAAAACGATATTGCCAGTTTTTCCCAGGAACCAATGAAAGAAGCAGTTCATAGGAGCTGTATAAATGGTAATaagaaggaaaaacaaaGACATCGATCCTTATCCTATAAAAATAGAGCAGCAAAATTGGACATACTGAAAAAAAGCATTGAATCGTTTAAGAAGTATACTAAGGGGGATGGTACCAAAAAtaagaggaaaaaagaacaagGCGATGGAGTTACTAATAATATTGATAGCGGTGAGGAAGATGGGGGAAAAAATGGTCATACAGATAAATCCAGGTACGATGAGAGCGACTACTCTAGTGATAACGAACAGAATGACATTAGTGAAAAAATGggatgtaataaaaatatttacaaacaACACAGTTATGATGAAGAGAAAGATCAGAGGGGAAAAAATGATATCTTCAAAATTACCTATAATATTGAGAAAACTttgttaaaagaaaattctagtgtaaaaaaaaaaaattatacaaatgaATGGGATAAATTGAAGAGTACCAACAGTTATATTTATGACAATAATGCAAGTAATAACAACGACTGCAGTGTTAGtgatgtaataaataaaagagaaattttgaatttaGGGAATTCTCTGAATGATCCATTAGTTATAGAAGCAGATGCAGATGCAGATGCCATAGACAATAAGAGTGAAGTCCATGTTTTAAGTACGATGGCAAAAATCCATCATCGCGCATTGGAAGAGACAGATAAAAAGATAACAAAGAATTACGTAACAGTGGGAAATCAAATTTTAAACAATGATAAGTATACAAAGATGAACGAGACAGATCACTATATTAACCACCCTCTTAGAATTAAAGTATCAATAAAGAAGCGAAATGACGAAGAAAAAGCGAACATCAACAATAATAAGGATGATACTGGGGAGGATAATAAAACTAACTGTTTTGATATTAATAGCATACTTAATAATCAACAAGAGAGCCCacagaaaaatgaaagaCGCTCATTTACAGGTATGAGTAGTTATGGAAGCAAATACGTAAATTCATCATATGAGGAACAAGGAAGCATGAGCGACACGGAGATCGTCAATAGGAAGAATACTCAAGTTCTGATGATCGAAAGTGCCGAAAAAAGTAACTGCAACGATGATAGAAGTGATTATACTGATAACAGTGAAAGCAATGATAACAGTGAAAGCAATGATAACAGTGAAAGCAATGATAACAGTGAAAACAATGATAACAATGAAGAGCTTGTGTTGCTCACTTTTATTTCATCCGTTTAG
- a CDS encoding nucleolar protein 56 yields the protein MKKLYILFECSAGYFLLKVKEWEQIGNNENLEKKLLDGDIFNQLVKFSAFISFETAERALDNLLNINEGKATDFLLNFLEQNLPNNKSKYELGVADLNLGKFLSNIGFTIVHNNNILELFRACRQYYLKKIATYVNNVDIDIKKFNIGLGHSYSRSKLKLDPRKQDKSIINSIGTIESLDKNINLFSMRVIEWYSWHFPELKKIVTDVCMYCKLVKLIKIKENFDFSKNKEQINEITQDENMTEHIEKGASLSIGQEITEEDLNNIVNFANEVISLSNTRNILWNYLDKKLNIVSPNLKELLGNTLSARLISHAGSLVNLAKCPSSSIQIFGSEKALFNSLKSNKKTPKFGILYNSSYISKTPLALKGRMSRYLSCKSAMAARIDSFSENPTNTYGLVFKKQLEHKILHMIKGVKLSKNMDYINEAEKIYQKEGDDTQADDKKLKREIKEEKKVKKVKKEKKVKEEKKVKKGKGMEKEKEMEMEMQKEMEMQKEMEMQKEMQMQKEMQMQKDIVMQKEVEMEKEKKREKKKEKKKKQKENKFMEREDSTLAETLQEEEAKWDVERSAQVEVKIGGNDEEVSNEVGEDEEEVEEKTKEKNKKKNKKDKNKKKEKLKGEEQNGNLNGHMNGQINGNINKKKSKKNQNRDYSGD from the coding sequence atgaaaaagctGTACATCCTGTTCGAGTGCTCAGCGGGCTATTTTTTGCTAAAAGTGAAGGAGTGGGAACAGATAGGAAACAACGAAAATTTGGAAAAGAAACTATTGGATGGTGATATATTCAATCAGCTTGTTAAGTTTAGTGCGTTCATATCATTCGAAACTGCTGAAAGGGCACTGGATAACCTacttaatataaatgaaggTAAAGCAACCGATTTTTTGTTAAACTTTTTAGAGCAGAATTTgccaaataataaaagtaaatatgaATTAGGGGTGGCAGATCTAAACCtaggaaaatttttatcaaatataGGTTTTACTATAGTacacaataataatatattagaattatttaGAGCATGTAgacaatattatttaaagaaaatagctacatatgttaataatgttgatatagatataaaaaagtttaataTAGGATTAGGTCATAGTTATTCTAGATCTAAACTAAAATTAGACCCGAGAAAACAAGACAAATCTATTATTAACAGTATAGGTACTATTGAATCtttagataaaaatattaacctATTTAGTATGAGAGTTATCGAATGGTATAGTTGGCATTTTcctgaattaaaaaaaattgttactGACGTTTGCATGTATTGTAAATTAgtgaaattaataaaaataaaagaaaattttgatttttcaaaaaataaagaacaaattaatgaaataacaCAAGATGAAAACATGACTGAACACATCGAAAAGGGAGCAAGCTTATCTATTGGACAAGAAATAACTGAAGAggatttaaataatatcGTGAATTTCGCAAATGAAGTAATTAGTTTATCCAATactagaaatatattatggaaTTATTTGGacaaaaagttaaatattgTTTCACCTAAtctaaaagaattattaggTAATACACTAAGTGCTCGATTAATTAGTCATGCAGGGTCGTTAGTAAATTTAGCCAAGTGCCCTTCTAGTAGTATTCAAATATTCGGATCAGAAAAAgctttatttaattctttaaagagtaataaaaaaacaccTAAATTTggtattttatataactcCTCTTATATATCTAAAACACCACTAGCATTAAAGGGAAGAATGTCTAGGTACTTATCATGTAAAAGTGCCATGGCCGCAAGAATTGACTCTTTCTCAGAAAATCCGACCAACACCTACGGTCTCGTATTCAAAAAGCAACTTGAGCATAAAATTCTACACATGATTAAGGGAGTGAAACTATCCAAAAATATGGATTACATAAATGAGGCAGAAAAGATTTATCAGAAGGAAGGAGATGATACGCAGGCCGATGATAAGAAGCTGAAGAGGGAGATAAAGGAGGAAAAGAAGGTAAAGAAGGtaaagaaggaaaagaaagTAAAGGAGGAAAAGAAAGTAAAGAAGGGAAAGGGaatggaaaaggaaaaggaaatgGAAATGGAAATGCAAAAGGAAATGGAAATGCAAAAGGAAATGGAAATGCAAAAGGAAATGCAAATGCAAAAGGAAATGCAAATGCAAAAGGATATTGTAATGCAAAAGGAAGTggaaatggaaaaagaaaagaaaagggaaaagaaaaaggaaaagaagaaaaagcaaaaggAAAACAAATTTATGGAGCGGGAAGATTCGACCTTAGCGGAAACATTGCAAGAAGAAGAAGCAAAATGGGATGTTGAACGAAGTGCACAAGTTGAAGTCAAAATAGGAGGAAATGATGAAGAGGTTAGCAATGAGGTGGGTGAAGATGAGGAAGAGGTAGAAGAAAAGACTAAGGAgaagaataagaaaaagaataaaaaagataagaataaaaagaaagaaaagctGAAGGGGGAGGAACAAAATGGGAACTTGAATGGGCACATGAATGGACAAATAAATGggaacataaataaaaagaaatcaaAGAAAAACCAGAACAGGGATTATTCAGGTGATTAA
- a CDS encoding heat shock protein 90 has protein sequence MSLSKFARNTLQISKVCSIAEKKASNKITTQNGVRNVSSCINNVHNKWMNRRYVNGRVNSDRRKHFSTGESYEFKAETKKLLQIVAHSLYTDKEVFIRELISNSSDAIEKLRFTQNASIKIADSSVEEEKNIPFYIKISTDEKEKLFIIEDSGIGMTKQEVIDNLGTIAKSGSLNFLNSIKEKNIKKKNTLTESGEKEELSNTGDIIGQFGVGFYSSFVVSDEVEVFTRSYEENSVGYHWKSDGNGMFTLKEVDDIPRGTRIVCHLKDTCREFSNIQKVQQIVEKFSSFINFPVYIVKKKRIQGSSAEGIEAAESAESAEAAKVAKAVEVSESAEADAVEQVGLRTDSKGERMNTGADVAEQGPSEEEAKKRSATEGCRADDVMTEEILINNQKPLWCKENVSEEEHRNFFKFLNKKKGYDDNTSYIYKLMYKADAPMSIKSVFYIPEEAPSRLFQQNNEIEISLYCKKMLVKKNADNIIPKWLYFIKGVVDCEDMPLNISRENMQDSTLMNKLSRVVVTKILKNLEKEADHNEEKYLKFYKNFNYNLKEGILEDSTKNHYKGILMNLLRFYSINLNKYISLKEYMNSVIDGQKNIYYFSANDRDVALTSPYMEPFKKQNMDVLLLLEEIDEFVLMNLQSYNGAKFVSIDTSQNEDLDDVILNANKNINSSNSSNNNSGKQNEQSNFFTQEQKKELQKYFKDVLGSKCSEVKFSERLTVSPAVVTGFLSPTLRKVMKATMKNADFQDNMLHNLPATLELNPTHTIITSIYHLKNTNQEVAKLLVHQLYDNASIAAGILDDPRSLLTRLNELLLLTARYAYHYERKDSSEQVSPVDGEASDTKSSKVVGEGGANDDDVSGSGMSSSSSSGGINDGNMNSTDEVERKETQTSKL, from the coding sequence ATGAGTTTGTCGAAGTTTGCTAGAAATACTTTGCAAATTAGCAAAGTATGTTCCATAGCGGAAAAAAAAGCAagcaataaaataacaacaCAGAACGGAGTTCGAAATGTGAGTAGCTGTATTaataatgtacataataaatgGATGAATAGGAGATACGTGAACGGTCGAGTTAATAGTGATAGAAGAAAACATTTTAGTACAGGAGAAAGTTATGAGTTCAAAGCAGAAACAAAGAAATTGCTACAAATAGTAGCTCATTCGCTGTATACAGATAAAGAAGTATTTATAAGAGAGCTAATAAGCAATTCTTCTGATgcaatagaaaaattaagattTACTCAAAATGCATCCATAAAAATTGCAGATTCCTCAGTAGAAGAGGAAAAGAACATTCCGTTctacataaaaatttctacggatgaaaaagaaaaattatttattattgaaGACAGTGGAATCGGAATGACCAAGCAAGAAGTAATTGATAATTTGGGGACTATTGCAAAAAGTggttctttaaattttttgaattcgataaaggagaaaaatataaaaaaaaaaaataccttaACAGAGTCAGGTGAAAAGGAAGAATTGTCAAATACAGGCGATATCATAGGGCAATTTGGAGTTGGATTTTATAGTTCTTTTGTTGTTTCAGATGAGGTGGAGGTTTTTACACGTTCGTATGAAGAAAATTCTGTGGGTTATCATTGGAAGTCAGATGGAAATGGAATGTTTACATTGAAAGAAGTAGATGACATACCCAGAGGAACAAGAATAGTTTGTCATCTGAAAGATACGTGCAGGGAATTTTCCAATATCCAGAAAGTTCAGCAGATAGTGGAAAAGTTCTCCTCCTTCATTAATTTTCCTGTTTACATAGTTAAGAAAAAGCGCATCCAGGGAAGCTCAGCAGAGGGGATAGAGGCAGCAGAATCAGCAGAATCAGCAGAAGCAGCAAAAGTAGCAAAAGCAGTCGAAGTATCCGAATCGGCCGAAGCAGATGCAGTGGAGCAGGTCGGCCTACGTACGGATTCCAAAGGGGAGAGAATGAACACCGGAGCTGATGTAGCAGAACAAGGCCCATCAGAAGAAGAGGCAAAGAAAAGGAGTGCAACTGAGGGTTGTAGAGCTGACGATGTAATGACGGAAGAAATTCTGATAAACAATCAAAAACCATTATGGTGTAAGGAGAACGTGTCGGAAGAAGAGCATCGAAacttctttaaatttttgaacAAGAAAAAAGGTTATGATGACAATactagttatatatataagcttATGTACAAAGCAGATGCACCTATGTCTATCAAGAGTGTTTTTTATATCCCTGAAGAAGCACCATCAAGACTATTTCagcaaaataatgaaatagaaatatCGTTATACTGCAAAAAAATGTTAGTGAAAAAGAACGCAGATAACATTATACCCAAGTggttatatttcattaaaggAGTAGTTGACTGTGAAGATATGCCATTAAATATAAGTAGAGAAAATATGCAAGATAGTACATTGATGAATAAGTTATCTCGAGTTGTTGTTACaaagattttaaaaaatttagaaaaggAAGCAGATCATAATGAAGAGaaatacttaaaattttataaaaattttaattataacttAAAAGAAGGTATTTTAGAAGATTCGACAAAGAATCATTATAAAGGCATTTTGATGAATTTGTTGAGATTCTATTCCATTAAtctaaacaaatatatatctttaaaagaatatatgaaCAGTGTGATAGATGGTCAGAAGAACATATATTACTTTTCTGCAAATGATAGAGATGTAGCTTTAACGTCACCATATATGGAaccttttaaaaaacaaaacatggatgtactattactattagaAGAGATCGATGAATTCGTTTTAATGAATTTGCAATCATATAATGGGGCAAAGTTTGTTTCAATTGACACATCCCAGAATGAAGATCTAGATGATGTTATATTAAACGCtaataagaatattaatagtagtaatagcagcaataataatagtggaaaacaaaatgaacagtccaatttttttacacAAGAACAGAAGAaagaattacaaaaatattttaaagatgTACTAGGATCGAAATGTTCAGAAGTAAAATTTTCTGAACGCTTAACTGTATCACCTGCTGTTGTTACAGGATTTTTATCACCAACACTTAGGAAAGTTATGAAAGCAACTATGAAAAATGCAGATTTTCAAGATAATATGCTACATAACTTACCAGCAACCTTAGAACTGAATCCCACGCATACAATCATTACATccatttatcatttaaaaaatactaatCAGGAGGTAGCGAAATTGCTAGTGCACCAACTTTATGACAACGCATCTATTGCAGCAGGGATATTAGACGACCCTCGTTCGCTTCTAACCCGATTAAATGAATTGCTCTTACTTACGGCAAGGTATGCATATCACTATGAACGAAAGGATTCATCTGAGCAGGTTAGCCCGGTGGACGGGGAAGCATCAGATACTAAGTCAAGCAAAGTTGTAGGAGAAGGGGGTGCAAATGATGACGATGTGAGTGGTAGCGGCATGAGCAGTAGTTCAAGTAGCGGCGGCATAAACGACGGAAATATGAATTCGACTGACGAAGTGGAAAGGAAAGAAACGCAAACATCCAAACTGTAA